From the genome of Streptomyces sp. NBC_01116, one region includes:
- a CDS encoding exodeoxyribonuclease III — translation MLTVTSVNVNGLRAAAKKGFAEWLAGTDADVVCLQEVRAELAQLPEGVGTPEGWHTVHAPAAAKGRAGVSLYARQAPERVQIGFGGFGVAGAEEFDTSGRYAEIDLPGVTVASLYLPSGEVGTERQDEKERFMAAFLPYLQGLKARAAADGREVVVCGDWNIAHQEADLKNWKANRKSSGFLPEERAWLTRVLEEAAYVDVVRALHPDVEGPYSWWSYRGRAFDNDSGWRIDYQMATPGLAGRAVKAWVERAATHGERWSDHAPVTVVYER, via the coding sequence ATGCTCACCGTTACCAGCGTGAATGTTAATGGGCTCCGCGCCGCCGCCAAGAAGGGCTTCGCCGAGTGGCTGGCGGGGACCGACGCCGATGTGGTCTGCCTCCAGGAAGTGCGGGCCGAGCTCGCCCAGCTGCCCGAAGGTGTGGGCACCCCTGAAGGGTGGCACACCGTCCACGCGCCCGCCGCCGCCAAGGGCCGCGCCGGCGTCTCGCTCTACGCGCGGCAGGCCCCCGAGCGGGTCCAGATCGGCTTCGGCGGCTTCGGGGTCGCCGGGGCGGAGGAGTTCGACACGAGCGGCCGGTATGCGGAGATCGACCTCCCCGGTGTCACCGTCGCGAGCCTGTATCTGCCCTCCGGCGAGGTCGGCACCGAGCGCCAGGACGAGAAGGAGCGCTTCATGGCCGCCTTCCTGCCCTACCTCCAGGGGCTGAAGGCGCGGGCCGCGGCGGACGGCCGTGAGGTCGTGGTGTGCGGCGACTGGAACATCGCCCACCAGGAGGCGGACCTGAAGAACTGGAAGGCCAACCGCAAGAGCTCCGGCTTCCTCCCCGAGGAGCGCGCCTGGCTGACCCGGGTCCTGGAGGAGGCCGCGTACGTGGACGTCGTGCGGGCGCTGCACCCGGACGTCGAGGGGCCGTACAGCTGGTGGTCGTACCGGGGGCGGGCCTTCGACAACGACAGCGGCTGGCGCATCGACTACCAGATGGCGACCCCGGGGCTGGCCGGGCGCGCGGTGAAGGCGTGGGTGGAGCGGGCGGCCACGCACGGCGAGCGCTGGAGCGACCACGCCCCGGTGACGGTCGTCTACGAGCGGTAG
- a CDS encoding GNAT family N-acetyltransferase, translated as MIIQTRPFDHPDAVKLNDQVQLEYDERYGDGGDLTPLDPSMFLPPRGLYLLAYDEQDRPVATGGWRTQDRNAEGYWDGDAEIKRMFVIPEGRGRGLARRMLAALEEDARNAGRVRMVLETGDQQPEAIALYASSGYTVCEKFGHYREYESSICMAKPLQRPGA; from the coding sequence ATGATTATTCAGACACGTCCGTTCGACCACCCCGACGCCGTCAAACTCAACGACCAGGTGCAGCTCGAATACGACGAGCGCTACGGCGATGGGGGCGATCTCACACCGCTCGACCCCTCGATGTTCCTTCCGCCGCGCGGCCTGTACCTGCTCGCCTACGACGAGCAGGACCGACCCGTGGCGACCGGTGGCTGGCGGACCCAGGACCGCAACGCCGAGGGTTACTGGGACGGCGACGCCGAGATCAAGCGGATGTTCGTGATACCCGAAGGGCGCGGCAGGGGCCTGGCCCGGCGGATGCTGGCCGCCCTGGAGGAGGACGCGCGCAACGCGGGCCGCGTCCGGATGGTCCTGGAGACCGGCGACCAGCAGCCCGAGGCCATCGCGCTGTACGCGTCGAGCGGCTACACGGTGTGCGAGAAGTTCGGCCACTACCGGGAGTACGAGAGCAGCATCTGCATGGCCAAGCCGCTCCAGCGGCCCGGCGCCTGA
- a CDS encoding GNAT family N-acetyltransferase, which produces MESSVHLRDVEPADLEFFLAYEHDPEAVRRSRFPPREREAFMAHWTSKVLGDPANLVQTVVVDGATAGNIVAWWDGERRTIGYWLGRPYWGRGIGTRALTAFLERETARPLYADPVAGNTGSVRLLEKCGFTATGTERHGENEHVVLVLGGSA; this is translated from the coding sequence ATGGAGAGCAGCGTGCATCTCAGGGATGTCGAACCAGCGGACCTGGAGTTCTTCCTCGCGTACGAGCACGACCCGGAGGCGGTCCGGAGATCGCGCTTCCCGCCCCGGGAGCGGGAGGCGTTCATGGCGCACTGGACGTCGAAGGTGCTGGGGGACCCCGCCAACCTCGTGCAGACGGTCGTCGTGGACGGCGCCACGGCGGGGAACATCGTGGCCTGGTGGGACGGCGAGCGGCGCACAATCGGCTACTGGCTCGGCCGTCCGTACTGGGGCCGGGGCATCGGCACCCGTGCGCTGACCGCGTTCCTGGAGCGGGAGACGGCACGCCCGTTGTACGCGGACCCCGTCGCCGGGAACACCGGCTCGGTACGCCTGCTGGAGAAGTGCGGGTTCACGGCGACCGGCACCGAGCGGCACGGCGAGAACGAGCACGTGGTCCTGGTGCTCGGCGGGAGCGCCTGA
- a CDS encoding sigma-70 family RNA polymerase sigma factor, whose amino-acid sequence MNDVDSIALVIAAREGDRAAGDRLAAQYLPLVYNVVGRALNGHPDVDDVVQETMLRALSGLPSLRDPSRFRSWLVAIAMNQVRSRWSGLGHRPAPLEAAEEPADPAADFVDLTILRLELSGQRRETAEATRWLDDSERDVLSLWWLETTGDLTRPELAEALGLSPQHAAVRVQRVKNQLDVGRAVVRALASDPRCPALQDLLGDWDGTPTPLWRKRIARHVRGCASCSDGSAGLVPPEGLLSGLALVVPLYDSGQQAAVAFASSAAPAAASATASAPLASGPAASGPSAAFSAGKAAGLIAGAAAVTALAVLIWPSAPAPPEARGGGGVTRSPSAPPPAAAPAEPLPTPTTAPPSPTPSRTAATRPPSAAPSPSAPPEPAEPRPRPEAGVVTRVNSLRAANGCPELETDPRLTEVAQRHSEDMAAHGYFDHTDSSGRGAGDRVDATGYDWSAVGETIATGTSDPAAVVEEWRDSPGRDDDIFNCDFVHVGVGIADSPRGPYWTQVLATPR is encoded by the coding sequence GTGAACGACGTGGACAGCATCGCTCTGGTCATCGCGGCGCGGGAGGGCGACCGGGCCGCCGGGGACCGGCTGGCCGCCCAGTACCTCCCCCTGGTCTACAACGTCGTCGGGCGCGCCCTCAACGGCCATCCGGACGTGGACGACGTGGTGCAGGAGACCATGCTCCGGGCGCTGTCCGGGCTGCCCTCGCTGCGCGATCCGTCCCGTTTCCGGTCCTGGCTCGTCGCCATCGCCATGAACCAGGTCCGCAGCCGCTGGTCCGGTCTCGGCCATCGCCCCGCCCCGCTGGAGGCGGCCGAGGAGCCCGCCGACCCCGCCGCCGACTTCGTCGACCTGACGATCCTGCGCCTCGAACTCTCCGGCCAGCGGCGCGAGACGGCCGAGGCCACCCGCTGGCTGGACGACTCCGAGCGCGACGTGCTGTCCCTGTGGTGGCTGGAGACGACCGGCGACCTCACCCGGCCCGAACTCGCCGAGGCGCTCGGCCTCTCCCCGCAGCACGCCGCCGTACGCGTCCAGCGGGTGAAGAACCAGCTCGACGTCGGCCGCGCGGTCGTCCGGGCCCTGGCGTCCGACCCGCGCTGCCCGGCCCTCCAGGACCTGCTGGGCGACTGGGACGGTACGCCGACGCCGCTGTGGCGCAAGCGGATCGCCCGCCATGTACGGGGCTGCGCCTCCTGCTCCGACGGCAGTGCGGGGCTGGTTCCGCCGGAGGGGCTGCTCTCCGGGCTCGCCCTGGTGGTGCCGCTCTACGACAGCGGGCAGCAGGCGGCGGTGGCCTTCGCCTCGTCGGCGGCCCCGGCCGCCGCGTCCGCGACCGCCTCCGCGCCGCTCGCCTCCGGCCCTGCCGCCTCCGGCCCCTCCGCCGCCTTCTCGGCCGGGAAGGCGGCGGGGCTCATAGCCGGCGCGGCCGCCGTGACGGCCCTGGCCGTACTGATCTGGCCCTCCGCCCCCGCTCCGCCCGAAGCCCGGGGCGGGGGAGGAGTCACGCGCAGCCCCTCGGCCCCGCCGCCCGCGGCCGCCCCCGCCGAGCCGCTCCCCACGCCCACCACGGCCCCGCCCTCGCCGACGCCGAGCCGCACCGCCGCCACCCGGCCGCCCAGCGCCGCCCCGTCGCCCTCCGCTCCGCCCGAGCCCGCCGAGCCGCGCCCCCGCCCGGAAGCGGGCGTGGTCACCCGGGTCAACAGCCTGCGCGCCGCGAACGGCTGCCCGGAGCTGGAGACGGACCCCCGGCTGACCGAGGTGGCCCAGCGGCACTCCGAGGACATGGCCGCGCACGGCTACTTCGACCACACCGACTCCTCGGGCCGGGGCGCGGGCGACCGGGTCGACGCCACGGGCTACGACTGGTCGGCCGTCGGGGAGACCATCGCGACCGGCACGAGCGATCCGGCCGCGGTCGTCGAGGAGTGGCGCGACAGCCCGGGCCGCGACGACGACATCTTCAACTGCGACTTCGTCCATGTGGGCGTGGGCATCGCCGACTCCCCGCGCGGCCCCTACTGGACCCAGGTGCTGGCCACCCCGCGCTGA
- a CDS encoding multiprotein-bridging factor 1 family protein, with amino-acid sequence MSSDTDTEAQVTEAHATAARTGEAITASALHAAATGADTFPGVLREALNRRGLSLERVSERLRVRGIAISQATLSSWQRGRSQPERARSLRAVDVLEEILELPAGALRSLLGPRRPRGRITPPGAEGAALQILGEDSVVEKALGARFRHFNQETSSLMVHDIVRMGESGTLSAISTTNVLRASRAGADRAIFVLSFDDEAAEPVDIRVSCGRLAEATYLKGLKSLVLEIHFGRELAKLDTTVVSYAVEVSPSEMPATHYERWSRTNLHEYLQQVFFHPGALPSDCHRYVREKVGDPPRARRRIPLSDAHDVHVLTSRCKPGVHGVAWDYGTGTGGTGDRPG; translated from the coding sequence ATGTCGAGCGATACGGACACCGAGGCGCAGGTCACCGAGGCCCACGCCACCGCGGCGCGGACGGGCGAGGCCATCACCGCCTCGGCCCTGCACGCGGCGGCGACCGGCGCCGACACCTTCCCCGGGGTCCTGCGGGAGGCTCTGAACCGCCGCGGGCTCTCCCTGGAACGGGTGAGCGAACGGCTCAGGGTGCGGGGCATCGCCATCAGCCAGGCCACCCTCAGCAGTTGGCAGCGCGGCCGCAGCCAGCCCGAACGGGCCCGGTCCCTGCGGGCGGTGGACGTGCTGGAGGAGATCCTGGAACTGCCCGCCGGAGCCCTGCGCTCGCTGCTCGGACCGCGCCGCCCGCGCGGCCGGATCACGCCGCCCGGCGCGGAGGGCGCGGCGCTCCAGATCCTCGGCGAGGACTCCGTGGTGGAGAAGGCGCTCGGCGCGCGCTTCCGCCACTTCAACCAGGAGACCAGCTCCCTGATGGTCCACGACATCGTGAGGATGGGAGAGAGCGGCACCCTGAGCGCGATCTCCACCACGAACGTGCTGCGGGCCAGCCGGGCGGGGGCCGACCGGGCGATCTTCGTGCTCAGTTTCGACGACGAGGCGGCCGAACCGGTCGACATCAGGGTCAGCTGCGGACGCCTCGCCGAGGCCACCTACCTGAAGGGGCTCAAGTCCCTGGTGCTGGAGATCCACTTCGGCCGGGAGCTGGCCAAACTGGACACGACGGTGGTGAGTTACGCGGTCGAGGTGAGCCCGTCCGAGATGCCTGCCACCCACTACGAGCGCTGGTCGCGGACCAATCTCCACGAATACCTCCAGCAGGTCTTCTTCCATCCCGGCGCCCTGCCGTCGGACTGCCACCGCTACGTCCGGGAGAAGGTCGGCGACCCGCCCCGCGCCCGGCGGCGCATCCCGTTGAGCGATGCGCACGACGTCCACGTGCTCACCTCCCGGTGCAAGCCCGGCGTCCACGGGGTGGCGTGGGACTACGGGACGGGAACAGGTGGAACGGGAGACCGCCCAGGATGA
- a CDS encoding S1 family peptidase produces the protein MKHSRKKNARRSVVAASIGVLLSAGVATGAYAGTTSEPSAPSAPVYQPEMVKALATTLGVSEKAAVRRLDREADQQDRFAELRKDRVDTLGAFFAEDGSLVVNAADAEAAKDVRAAGLKVRVPERGESELDRIKARLDAEALGSAPAGVSAWSVDLASDTVTVEVNGDSDAATRSFLKAARSNGDAVRVVKGQEKLETQAVVPPGSRMTFNGYLCSVGYGAKDRGGKQVLVTAGHCIEDLPALAYNGTRFAKGTHTRFALGTRSVDMGIASVDAGHSIGLDVTTYGRAGTVPVRGSKRAPSGAALCKSGQTTNWTCGKVGSYNVSVTYTDQNGGPDTVVTGLASSSVCTQGGDSGGAYISGDQAQGMTSGGPSNQRCNGQVNSPGSSYFQPLDDALAYYGLTLNTK, from the coding sequence GTGAAGCACAGCAGGAAGAAGAACGCGCGCAGATCCGTCGTGGCCGCCTCGATCGGCGTCCTCCTGTCGGCCGGAGTCGCCACGGGAGCCTATGCCGGTACGACGTCGGAGCCCTCGGCCCCCTCGGCTCCGGTGTACCAGCCGGAGATGGTGAAGGCGCTCGCCACCACCCTGGGCGTCAGCGAGAAGGCCGCGGTGCGGCGGCTGGACCGCGAGGCCGACCAGCAGGACCGGTTCGCGGAGCTGCGGAAGGACCGGGTCGACACGCTCGGGGCCTTCTTCGCCGAGGACGGTTCGCTGGTCGTCAACGCCGCCGACGCCGAAGCGGCGAAGGACGTCCGGGCGGCGGGGCTCAAGGTCCGCGTCCCCGAGCGCGGCGAGAGCGAGCTGGACCGGATCAAGGCGCGGCTCGACGCCGAGGCGCTCGGGAGCGCCCCGGCCGGGGTGTCCGCGTGGTCGGTCGACCTCGCGTCGGACACCGTGACCGTCGAGGTCAACGGCGACTCCGACGCCGCGACCCGCAGCTTCCTCAAGGCGGCGAGGAGCAACGGCGACGCCGTACGCGTCGTGAAGGGCCAGGAGAAGCTGGAGACCCAGGCCGTCGTCCCGCCCGGCAGCCGGATGACCTTCAACGGCTATCTCTGCTCCGTCGGTTACGGCGCCAAGGACCGCGGCGGCAAGCAGGTGCTCGTGACCGCCGGGCACTGCATCGAGGACCTGCCCGCGCTGGCCTACAACGGCACCCGGTTCGCCAAGGGCACCCACACCCGGTTCGCGCTGGGCACCCGCAGCGTCGACATGGGCATCGCCTCCGTCGACGCGGGCCACTCGATCGGCCTCGACGTCACCACGTACGGCAGGGCCGGCACCGTCCCGGTCAGGGGCAGCAAGCGGGCCCCGTCCGGCGCGGCGCTCTGCAAGTCCGGCCAGACCACCAACTGGACCTGCGGCAAGGTCGGCTCGTACAACGTCAGCGTCACCTACACCGACCAGAACGGCGGCCCGGACACCGTCGTGACCGGCCTGGCGAGCTCCAGCGTCTGCACCCAGGGAGGGGACAGCGGAGGCGCGTACATCTCCGGTGACCAGGCCCAGGGCATGACGTCCGGCGGTCCCAGCAACCAGCGCTGCAACGGCCAGGTCAACTCGCCCGGCTCCTCCTACTTCCAGCCGCTCGACGACGCCCTCGCGTACTACGGGCTGACGCTCAACACCAAGTAG
- a CDS encoding MFS transporter, producing the protein MTVTTGPRPGSPGVRGRALVPALASCGTSVSLMNTLPVPMLPRLSEVLHTSPSNASWAVTATLLAAAVCTPISGRLGDMYGKRRVMLWCLSLMVAGSLLCALADSVLVLVVGRALQGTGAGILPLGLSVMRDEVAPERLGRALALMSSSVGLGGALGFPLAAFMAQYVDWHAVYWLATVTSVANLLLVRWCVPASPRATGGRFDHVGAFGLTVVLTLLLLGISRGTEWGWTGPYTLGAFGGAAVIGWVWVHHQLRRPEPLVDLRASVGTSLLATHVAALLVGFSMFALSMILPQILQLSRATGYGSGLSMVSAGFCLAPAGVVMMLLSPRAAGACARWGARSTLGCGAAVMGLGYAAGIPLWGGVWGVVAVSVVVGAGLAFAFAAMPALIVADVRPEQTAAANGLNTLMRSIGMTVSSAVMTEILSRDWDAASVAGAASLVPSAAGFRTAFATAALAAVAAAALTPALRRRRGAGGSPAR; encoded by the coding sequence ATGACGGTGACCACAGGGCCGCGCCCCGGGTCACCGGGTGTCCGCGGGCGCGCCCTCGTCCCGGCCCTCGCGTCGTGCGGCACCTCGGTCTCCCTCATGAACACCCTGCCCGTGCCGATGCTCCCCCGGCTCTCCGAGGTCCTCCACACCTCGCCGTCGAACGCCTCCTGGGCCGTCACCGCGACCCTGCTCGCCGCCGCTGTCTGTACGCCGATCAGCGGGCGGCTGGGGGACATGTACGGCAAGCGGAGGGTCATGCTGTGGTGCCTGTCCCTGATGGTCGCCGGCTCGCTGCTGTGCGCCCTGGCCGACTCGGTCCTCGTGCTCGTCGTCGGCCGGGCCCTCCAGGGCACCGGGGCGGGCATCCTGCCGCTCGGCCTGAGCGTCATGCGGGACGAGGTCGCCCCGGAGCGGCTGGGCCGCGCCCTGGCCCTGATGAGTTCGTCGGTCGGGCTCGGCGGCGCCCTGGGGTTTCCGCTGGCCGCCTTCATGGCGCAGTACGTCGACTGGCACGCCGTCTACTGGCTGGCGACCGTGACGAGTGTGGCCAACCTCCTGCTGGTCCGCTGGTGCGTGCCCGCCTCCCCCCGCGCGACGGGCGGCAGGTTCGACCACGTGGGCGCGTTCGGTCTCACCGTCGTGCTGACCCTGCTCCTGCTGGGGATCTCACGGGGGACCGAGTGGGGCTGGACCGGTCCGTACACGCTCGGCGCGTTCGGCGGTGCCGCGGTGATCGGCTGGGTGTGGGTGCACCACCAACTCCGGCGCCCGGAGCCTCTGGTCGATCTGCGCGCGTCCGTGGGGACGTCCCTGCTCGCCACCCATGTCGCCGCGCTGCTCGTCGGCTTCTCCATGTTCGCGCTGTCGATGATCCTTCCTCAGATCCTCCAGCTCTCCCGCGCGACGGGGTACGGCTCCGGACTCTCCATGGTGAGCGCCGGATTCTGCCTGGCGCCCGCGGGCGTGGTGATGATGCTGCTCTCGCCCCGGGCGGCGGGGGCCTGCGCGCGGTGGGGGGCCCGGTCCACGCTGGGCTGCGGCGCCGCGGTCATGGGGCTCGGCTACGCGGCCGGAATCCCGCTGTGGGGCGGGGTCTGGGGGGTGGTCGCCGTATCGGTCGTCGTCGGGGCGGGACTCGCCTTCGCCTTCGCCGCGATGCCGGCCCTGATCGTGGCCGACGTCCGGCCCGAGCAGACGGCGGCGGCCAACGGCCTCAACACGCTCATGCGCTCCATCGGCATGACGGTGTCCAGTGCCGTCATGACCGAGATCCTGTCCCGCGACTGGGACGCCGCGTCGGTCGCCGGGGCGGCGTCGCTCGTACCGTCCGCGGCCGGCTTCCGGACGGCCTTCGCCACGGCGGCCCTGGCAGCGGTGGCAGCGGCCGCGCTGACGCCGGCGCTCCGGAGGCGACGGGGTGCCGGCGGCTCTCCGGCGCGGTGA